The following proteins are encoded in a genomic region of Magallana gigas chromosome 1, xbMagGiga1.1, whole genome shotgun sequence:
- the LOC117680458 gene encoding thiosulfate transporter TsuA isoform X2 has protein sequence MTSSLLHATKSNQVSYIDVEVDSNDSLSVREGWKEGGDSEPEGDGRCKHCGRTLLKMAGVALSGVVFGIAMEKSRVFEPKSIRDQMVFNNFIMLKMFLSAVALGQVCMAILSLLPATKDRFQSASQEFVSCFDDRGIFSSALGAFLLGVGMSLSGACPGMVLPQVGAWVPNSLFTLLGALIGALTYGLLGSHLSSLTKPKICFQHKQVHEKLDVQYAVIAVPMAAVVGIAVFCLEWFWPNNKDLESLGRLPELESNIITTIAWPAYVGGALIGLLQVPIILLVNDTIGGSSSYITVVAQMCFTKNLQQMFPYLAAKRSGISNWWQVVYVVCAIVGGALSAASSNSFGVAKGVPVYMGLLGGIVMLWGARFAAGCTSGHGLSGMGLLTWLSFIAVPAMFAGGIVTAFSMQATGALDTYVTAMGDVS, from the exons ATGACGTCATCACTGCTCCACGCGACCAAGAGTAACCAGGTTTCGTACATTGACGTGGAGGTGGACAGCAATGACAGCCTGTCCGTCAGAGAGGGGTGGAAAGAGGGCGGGGACTCGGAGCCCGAGGGGGACGGGCGCTGTAAACACTGCGGCCGGACGCTGCTCAAAATGGCGGGGGTTGCGCTCTCAGGGGTGGTGTTCGGAATAGCCATGGAAAAGTCAAGAG TTTTTGAACCCAAGAGTATTCGAGATCAGATGGTGTTTAACAACTTCATCATGCTGAAGATGTTCCTGTCTGCTGTAGCATTAG GACAGGTTTGTATGGCGATACTGTCGCTGCTCCCCGCCACCAAGGACAGGTTCCAAAGCGCCTCACAGGAGTTTGTGTCATGCTTCGATGACCGCGGCATCTTCTCCAGCGCCCTGGGCGCCTTCCTGCTCGGAGTAGGAATGTCGTTATCAGGAGCG TGTCCGGGAATGGTGTTACCTCAAGTAGGAGCATGGGTACCTAACTCTT TGTTTACGTTACTCGGCGCGCTGATTGGTGCTCTTACATACGGGTTACTTGGTTCTCATCTGTCTAGTCTTACCAAACCTAAGATCTGCTTCCAGCACAAACA GGTCCACGAGAAGTTGGACGTACAGTACGCCGTGATAGCCGTGCCTATGGCGGCAGTGGTGGGCATTGCTGTGTTCTGTTTGGAGTGGTTCTGGCCCAACAACAAGGACCTGGAGAGTCTAGGG CGACTACCGGAGCTAGAGAGTAACATCATCACCACCATCGCGTGGCCAGCCTATGTCGGAG GCGCTCTCATTGGTTTGCTACAAGTTCCCATCATCCTCCTGGTCAACGACACGATTGGAGGATCCTCCAGTTACATCACAGTGGTCGCTCAGATGTGTTTCACCAAAAATCTACAGCAAATGTTTCCCTATCTTGCCGCCAAACGGTCGGGGATTTCCAACTGGTGGCAG GTTGTATACGTCGTTTGTGCCATAGTAGGAGGGGCTCTTTCTGCAGCATCCTCCAATTCTTTCGGTGTTGCCAAAGGTGTTCCGGTATACATGGGGCTGCTGGGGGGAATCGTCATGCTGTGGGGCGCGCGCTTCGCTGCAGGTTGTACAAG CGGCCACGGATTGTCGGGGATGGGACTTCTAACATGGCTGTCATTTATCGCCGTGCCCGCCATGTTTGCCGGGGGCATCGTCACCGCCTTCTCCATGCAGGCCACCGGGGCCCTAGACACCTACGTCACAGCCATGGGCGATGTCAGCTGA
- the LOC117680458 gene encoding thiosulfate transporter TsuA isoform X1: protein MTSVPNVRHRGQPETAMTSSLLHATKSNQVSYIDVEVDSNDSLSVREGWKEGGDSEPEGDGRCKHCGRTLLKMAGVALSGVVFGIAMEKSRVFEPKSIRDQMVFNNFIMLKMFLSAVALGQVCMAILSLLPATKDRFQSASQEFVSCFDDRGIFSSALGAFLLGVGMSLSGACPGMVLPQVGAWVPNSLFTLLGALIGALTYGLLGSHLSSLTKPKICFQHKQVHEKLDVQYAVIAVPMAAVVGIAVFCLEWFWPNNKDLESLGRLPELESNIITTIAWPAYVGGALIGLLQVPIILLVNDTIGGSSSYITVVAQMCFTKNLQQMFPYLAAKRSGISNWWQVVYVVCAIVGGALSAASSNSFGVAKGVPVYMGLLGGIVMLWGARFAAGCTSGHGLSGMGLLTWLSFIAVPAMFAGGIVTAFSMQATGALDTYVTAMGDVS, encoded by the exons ATGACGAGTGTTCCCAATGTTCGTCACAGGGGCCAGCCAGAGACTGCCATGACGTCATCACTGCTCCACGCGACCAAGAGTAACCAGGTTTCGTACATTGACGTGGAGGTGGACAGCAATGACAGCCTGTCCGTCAGAGAGGGGTGGAAAGAGGGCGGGGACTCGGAGCCCGAGGGGGACGGGCGCTGTAAACACTGCGGCCGGACGCTGCTCAAAATGGCGGGGGTTGCGCTCTCAGGGGTGGTGTTCGGAATAGCCATGGAAAAGTCAAGAG TTTTTGAACCCAAGAGTATTCGAGATCAGATGGTGTTTAACAACTTCATCATGCTGAAGATGTTCCTGTCTGCTGTAGCATTAG GACAGGTTTGTATGGCGATACTGTCGCTGCTCCCCGCCACCAAGGACAGGTTCCAAAGCGCCTCACAGGAGTTTGTGTCATGCTTCGATGACCGCGGCATCTTCTCCAGCGCCCTGGGCGCCTTCCTGCTCGGAGTAGGAATGTCGTTATCAGGAGCG TGTCCGGGAATGGTGTTACCTCAAGTAGGAGCATGGGTACCTAACTCTT TGTTTACGTTACTCGGCGCGCTGATTGGTGCTCTTACATACGGGTTACTTGGTTCTCATCTGTCTAGTCTTACCAAACCTAAGATCTGCTTCCAGCACAAACA GGTCCACGAGAAGTTGGACGTACAGTACGCCGTGATAGCCGTGCCTATGGCGGCAGTGGTGGGCATTGCTGTGTTCTGTTTGGAGTGGTTCTGGCCCAACAACAAGGACCTGGAGAGTCTAGGG CGACTACCGGAGCTAGAGAGTAACATCATCACCACCATCGCGTGGCCAGCCTATGTCGGAG GCGCTCTCATTGGTTTGCTACAAGTTCCCATCATCCTCCTGGTCAACGACACGATTGGAGGATCCTCCAGTTACATCACAGTGGTCGCTCAGATGTGTTTCACCAAAAATCTACAGCAAATGTTTCCCTATCTTGCCGCCAAACGGTCGGGGATTTCCAACTGGTGGCAG GTTGTATACGTCGTTTGTGCCATAGTAGGAGGGGCTCTTTCTGCAGCATCCTCCAATTCTTTCGGTGTTGCCAAAGGTGTTCCGGTATACATGGGGCTGCTGGGGGGAATCGTCATGCTGTGGGGCGCGCGCTTCGCTGCAGGTTGTACAAG CGGCCACGGATTGTCGGGGATGGGACTTCTAACATGGCTGTCATTTATCGCCGTGCCCGCCATGTTTGCCGGGGGCATCGTCACCGCCTTCTCCATGCAGGCCACCGGGGCCCTAGACACCTACGTCACAGCCATGGGCGATGTCAGCTGA
- the LOC105339404 gene encoding uncharacterized protein, with product MSGQRFSGKLPLLVPVLLLALYTTAVLAALEKGGGDCSAGADQAAKNDICGGPTKGFCVDSKTSKAACACFDAYEGPLCQTLAAPTTSSTGSSNAGKNALTALALGLGGAYLLNSLNNQQGFRNNRMDQYLLSGTVNPYLAAQNAAATASSLDGFVGTDTGAAFPFPVNTGGSYPLVLTGPPMGKLKG from the exons ATGTCGGGGCAGAGGTTTAGCGGTAAACTTCCCCTCTTGGTACCCGTCCTTTTACTCGCCTTGT ATACCACTGCCGTGCTCGCTGCTCTAGAAAAGGGAGGCGGAG ACTGCAGTGCGGGTGCCGACCAAGCCGCTAAGAACGACATTTGTGGCGGTCCAACCAAAGGTTTCTGTGTTGACAGTAAAACCTCCAAGGCCGCATGCGCGTGTTTTGATGCCTACGAAGGACCTCTTTGCCAAA CTCTAGCTGCGCCGACCACCAGTAGCACTGGTAGCTCCAACGCCGGCAAGAACGCGCTAACGGCTCTAGCGCTCGGGCTGGGAGGGGCCTATCTACTGAACAGTCTGAACAATCAACAAGGCTTCAGAAATAATAGAATGGACCAATATCTGCTCTCGGGGACAGTGAACCCTTACCTAGCGGCACAGAACGCCGCGGCGACTGCCTCGTCCCTGGACGGATTTGTTGGTACCGACACAGGGGCCGCCTTTCCATTCCCTGTAAACACAGGGGGTTCCTACCCCTTGGTTCTGACGGGACCGCCAATGGGAAAGTTAAAGGGTTAA